From Bacteroidota bacterium, the proteins below share one genomic window:
- a CDS encoding tetratricopeptide repeat protein, with amino-acid sequence MFLRLYATMLICLGFATANAQINLNYEKPDIEFERALRAYEKGLYNKSIRGFERYIKSGASGDYVHEAEYYIVSAKLRVDQTNAYEYAKRYLDEHPVSQRSEFVKKEIADYFFYKSKFKMAAQYYKQVNISILDRDETDEFLFRKGYSLFEAGKYDDAKDALYPLTLRPTKNFAKATYYYGYVCYKTGDYASALDAFLKIEDKGPQSMKLYICQMYYLKGEYKKAIEYADKTNLGKLEDAKNVLKGRSYYRLNDFSNAANYFAKGYTSYDSLNEDELYEIGYAYYKTQRCSEAFVAFSKIANLGTALAQMASYHLGECFINEGKKQNAYNAFFEAQRTDFDKEIKENAMYSLAKIAFELEDYKTAIATFSKFIESFPQSRNKQEAQTNLAKLFLVTNDYKSAIPILESIPSLDQDSRLVLHQILILRGEELVLNKDFADAKEVLQKAAKMNDNPTYTAIANFWLGEIEFNIKNKERALGYYQTFLNSSAAKETTYFIYANYAAGYCLFDLKRYAEALNYFNRYKSLNVGKPQDINYLNDVYLRVADCNYMLRNYKDAIDNYAYISAKKVAGSDYALFQQGMILGIQNKGSQKIAMMKRIPSEYPGSVYIEHSIYEVATEWMQMENYQEAERNFRYLLEDFPNSNYGKNCLLALGVMYYTIENDNQALDEFKRLVQTYPGTQESKSAIGYVERIYVSRGESDKYLSWLETVPNAGISVSFRDSVSYQGAFNLYMNNNCTGAIDNFRNYLREFPNGFFNISARFYLATCLNKVSENEESNFQYRYITESTPNEFRKESAKRLAVYYYSNENYDSSLYYYDKLETFSSEKQTLLSAYLGQIRCAFELSNLQITETKGLRLLRMDNIPQNIQGEVLNKIGVLYYESHDLVTANNYFAQTLKGNKDEYGAEAYYFTCQILFDNSDLATSKAKIFEYNKQFVAFEYWQARCFLLLAEIYHRESDDFQAKATLNYVIGNYDDTDILERANKLKSNIEGIGG; translated from the coding sequence ATGTTTTTGAGACTATATGCAACGATGCTCATTTGTCTTGGTTTTGCAACAGCAAATGCGCAAATTAATCTAAATTATGAGAAGCCTGATATTGAATTTGAGCGTGCACTAAGAGCATACGAAAAAGGGCTTTATAATAAGTCTATCAGGGGGTTTGAAAGATATATCAAATCAGGTGCATCAGGGGATTACGTACATGAAGCAGAATACTATATTGTTTCTGCAAAATTGCGTGTAGATCAAACAAATGCTTATGAATATGCAAAGAGATATTTAGATGAGCACCCTGTAAGTCAGCGTTCTGAATTTGTCAAAAAAGAGATTGCGGATTACTTTTTCTATAAAAGTAAATTTAAAATGGCGGCTCAATATTACAAGCAAGTGAATATCAGCATACTTGACAGAGATGAAACTGATGAATTTCTGTTTAGAAAAGGATACAGTCTGTTTGAAGCAGGAAAATATGACGATGCAAAAGATGCTCTCTACCCTCTTACACTACGTCCTACTAAGAACTTTGCCAAAGCAACCTATTATTATGGATATGTTTGCTACAAAACCGGAGACTATGCTTCTGCACTTGACGCATTCTTAAAAATTGAGGACAAAGGTCCTCAGTCAATGAAACTCTATATCTGTCAGATGTATTACCTAAAAGGAGAATACAAAAAAGCCATTGAATATGCAGATAAGACCAATCTTGGCAAACTTGAAGATGCTAAAAATGTCCTTAAAGGCAGGTCCTATTACCGCCTGAATGATTTTAGCAACGCTGCTAATTATTTTGCCAAAGGCTACACTTCATACGATAGCCTGAACGAGGATGAACTGTATGAAATTGGTTATGCATATTATAAAACCCAAAGATGCAGTGAAGCATTTGTCGCGTTTTCAAAAATTGCGAATTTAGGAACCGCACTTGCACAAATGGCAAGCTATCACCTTGGAGAATGTTTTATAAATGAAGGTAAAAAACAGAATGCCTACAACGCTTTTTTTGAAGCTCAGCGAACTGATTTTGACAAAGAAATCAAAGAAAATGCAATGTATAGTCTTGCCAAAATAGCTTTTGAACTTGAAGATTATAAAACAGCTATTGCAACTTTTAGCAAGTTTATCGAGTCATTTCCACAATCAAGAAACAAGCAAGAAGCACAGACCAATCTTGCCAAGTTGTTTTTGGTTACAAATGACTATAAATCTGCAATTCCCATTCTTGAGTCAATTCCGAGTTTAGACCAAGATTCACGCTTGGTATTGCATCAGATTTTAATTCTGCGTGGCGAAGAATTGGTGCTAAACAAAGACTTTGCGGATGCCAAGGAAGTACTGCAAAAAGCTGCCAAAATGAATGACAACCCTACTTATACTGCGATTGCAAATTTCTGGTTAGGCGAAATAGAATTTAATATTAAAAATAAAGAAAGGGCGTTGGGTTATTATCAAACATTCCTCAACTCAAGTGCTGCAAAAGAAACAACCTATTTTATCTATGCAAATTATGCAGCCGGTTATTGTCTTTTCGACCTAAAAAGATATGCTGAGGCACTCAACTATTTCAATCGTTACAAATCATTGAATGTAGGCAAACCACAAGATATCAATTACTTGAATGATGTTTATTTGCGAGTAGCAGATTGTAATTATATGTTGCGTAATTATAAAGATGCCATAGATAATTACGCTTACATCTCTGCAAAGAAAGTTGCCGGCAGTGATTATGCTCTCTTTCAACAAGGAATGATATTAGGCATTCAAAACAAAGGTAGTCAGAAAATTGCTATGATGAAGCGTATTCCAAGTGAATACCCGGGGTCTGTTTATATAGAACATTCAATCTACGAAGTTGCTACCGAATGGATGCAGATGGAGAACTATCAAGAAGCCGAAAGAAACTTCAGATATTTGCTCGAAGATTTTCCCAACAGCAATTATGGCAAAAACTGCTTGTTGGCTTTGGGAGTGATGTATTATACTATCGAAAATGACAATCAGGCATTGGATGAATTCAAACGATTAGTACAAACCTACCCCGGCACACAAGAATCCAAGAGTGCAATCGGCTACGTTGAACGCATTTATGTTTCTCGCGGTGAATCCGACAAATACCTCTCATGGTTAGAAACTGTACCCAATGCCGGAATCAGCGTTTCTTTCAGAGACTCTGTTTCTTATCAAGGTGCTTTTAATTTATACATGAACAACAACTGCACCGGTGCTATTGATAATTTTAGAAATTATTTAAGAGAGTTTCCAAACGGGTTTTTCAATATCAGTGCGCGGTTTTATTTGGCAACATGTTTAAATAAAGTCTCCGAAAACGAGGAATCTAACTTTCAATACAGGTATATCACCGAAAGCACTCCTAATGAGTTTAGAAAAGAATCTGCAAAAAGACTTGCGGTGTATTATTACTCAAATGAAAACTACGATTCCTCCTTATACTACTACGACAAACTTGAAACCTTTAGTTCTGAAAAACAAACCCTGCTCAGTGCTTATCTTGGACAAATTCGTTGCGCTTTTGAGTTGTCTAACCTGCAAATTACTGAAACCAAAGGACTGCGACTGTTGCGTATGGATAACATACCACAAAATATCCAAGGGGAAGTATTGAACAAAATCGGGGTTTTGTATTATGAAAGCCATGATCTTGTAACTGCTAACAACTATTTTGCTCAAACTCTCAAAGGCAACAAAGATGAATACGGAGCAGAAGCCTATTATTTTACTTGTCAAATATTGTTTGACAATTCTGACCTTGCTACTTCTAAAGCTAAAATTTTTGAATATAACAAACAGTTTGTAGCATTTGAATATTGGCAAGCACGTTGTTTCCTATTGTTGGCGGAAATTTACCATCGCGAATCTGATGATTTTCAAGCCAAAGCTACATTGAACTACGTCATTGGGAATTATGATGATACAGACATCTTAGAAAGAGCCAATAAATTGAAATCTAATATAGAAGGTATCGGTGGATAG
- a CDS encoding glycosyltransferase family 4 protein, producing MQAHKPHILILASWYPNRYTPFNGDFVQRIAEETSREYKVTVLHICNKQEAGKSELVVNKKTNDLEERVFYLEKKPWLMRYPFFLYSGSILLKQIKKERGKVDFCHVQVIWKMGLLAYLFKRKNNIPYFITEHWTGYLPQNNQLNKFGLKFLSRLVGRNAQGFITVSENLGTNIQKLGIAKTKPSVLHNIVRYAEPQPKDNTYKAFTFVHLSNFRDEQKNVSGIIRAFARSLNTNPNMKLLLGGANDTRVYEKQVNELNIPIQQISFLPEMSHERALATIAQADALICFSHYETFGITCAEALCMGVPVIYTPCGGPEEYIQKHMGIEVPLQDESALTQAIIALSNGTITFDKNRILTDARALFDNAQWLKKLKCIY from the coding sequence ATGCAAGCGCACAAACCCCATATTCTCATATTGGCATCGTGGTATCCCAACCGATACACGCCTTTTAACGGGGATTTTGTGCAACGTATAGCCGAAGAAACCTCTCGAGAATACAAAGTTACGGTTTTGCATATTTGCAATAAACAAGAAGCCGGAAAAAGCGAACTGGTTGTAAACAAAAAGACAAATGACTTGGAAGAAAGGGTGTTTTACCTTGAAAAGAAACCATGGTTGATGCGCTACCCTTTCTTTCTGTATTCGGGTTCAATACTATTGAAACAAATTAAAAAAGAACGTGGCAAAGTAGATTTCTGTCATGTACAAGTAATTTGGAAAATGGGACTTCTCGCCTATTTGTTCAAGCGTAAAAATAATATTCCCTATTTCATTACCGAACACTGGACGGGTTATCTCCCACAGAATAATCAACTCAACAAATTTGGACTCAAATTTCTGAGTCGCCTCGTTGGGCGCAATGCTCAAGGATTTATCACCGTATCCGAAAATCTCGGCACAAACATCCAAAAACTCGGCATCGCTAAGACAAAACCATCTGTTCTGCATAACATTGTACGATATGCTGAACCACAGCCGAAAGACAATACCTATAAAGCGTTTACATTTGTTCATTTGTCCAATTTCAGAGATGAACAAAAAAATGTGTCCGGAATCATTAGGGCGTTTGCAAGATCTTTGAACACAAATCCAAATATGAAACTATTGTTAGGAGGAGCGAATGACACCCGTGTCTATGAGAAACAAGTGAACGAACTGAACATTCCTATCCAACAAATAAGTTTCCTGCCTGAGATGTCGCACGAACGCGCCCTTGCCACGATTGCACAAGCAGACGCACTCATCTGTTTCAGCCATTACGAAACTTTTGGGATTACATGTGCAGAAGCACTATGCATGGGCGTGCCTGTCATTTATACTCCATGTGGAGGTCCTGAAGAATACATTCAAAAGCACATGGGAATAGAAGTTCCTCTGCAAGATGAATCTGCTCTCACACAAGCAATTATTGCACTCAGCAACGGCACTATAACTTTTGACAAAAATCGCATTTTGACTGATGCAAGAGCCTTGTTTGACAATGCTCAATGGCTAAAAAAGTTGAAATGTATATATTAA
- the argS gene encoding arginine--tRNA ligase, giving the protein MEIIKNLSSEIAKAVHELFGHSVDANNIVLETTKKEFEGNLTFVVFPYIRFTKTSPEQTAQQIGEYLVSEGNYVSKFQVVKGFLNLSIRDEIWSQFLNSNFNSTFQAPINEFGKGQRVMVEYSSPNTNKPLHLGHIRNNLLGYSVANLMTANGFEVIKANLINDRGIHICKSMLAWQKFGNGETPENTGIKGDHLVGKYYVEFDKQYRNQIAELTAQGMSDEQAAKAAPIMQEADAMLLKWEQNDPETIALWKMMNGWVYEGFDKTYQTIGVDFDHTYYESNTYTLGKEIVEEGLQTGIFYREPDNSVWIDLTSDKLDKKLLLRSNGTSVYMTQDLGTAELKFKDFHINKSIYVVGNEQDYHFKVLFKILERLEKPYASGLYHLSYGMVDLPSGKMKSREGTVVDADDLLQEMFDTARQKSEELGKTEGMSAEEKEKLYKMLGLAALKFFILKVDPQKRMLFNPAESIDFQGDTGTFVQYTHARIRSLLRQAGNQWQSINNQTLPLHETERDCIFTLYQYKNEIAKAALEYNPAIIAAYCIQLTKAFNRVYKEVSFLRETDEAVKNQRLKLAFLTGNTLKSAMALLGIEVPEQM; this is encoded by the coding sequence ATGGAAATTATTAAGAATTTATCAAGTGAAATAGCCAAGGCTGTTCATGAACTTTTTGGACATAGTGTTGATGCAAACAATATAGTACTCGAAACTACCAAGAAAGAATTTGAAGGAAACCTAACCTTTGTTGTATTTCCCTACATTAGATTTACAAAAACATCTCCTGAACAAACTGCCCAACAAATAGGTGAATACCTGGTTAGCGAAGGAAACTACGTTTCAAAATTTCAAGTTGTTAAAGGATTTTTGAACCTCAGTATTCGCGATGAAATTTGGTCGCAATTTCTAAATTCAAATTTCAATTCCACATTTCAAGCACCAATCAATGAATTTGGCAAAGGACAGCGCGTGATGGTAGAATACTCATCTCCTAACACCAACAAACCATTACATTTGGGTCATATCCGCAACAACTTATTAGGTTATTCTGTGGCAAATCTTATGACAGCCAACGGTTTTGAAGTCATCAAAGCCAACCTTATTAATGACAGAGGTATTCACATTTGCAAATCCATGTTAGCATGGCAAAAGTTTGGCAACGGAGAAACTCCCGAAAATACGGGTATCAAAGGCGACCATTTGGTAGGTAAATATTATGTAGAGTTTGACAAACAATACCGCAATCAAATAGCTGAACTCACAGCCCAAGGTATGAGCGATGAACAAGCTGCAAAAGCAGCTCCAATCATGCAAGAAGCCGATGCTATGCTTCTGAAATGGGAACAAAACGACCCCGAAACTATTGCCCTTTGGAAAATGATGAACGGATGGGTATATGAAGGTTTTGACAAAACTTATCAAACAATCGGAGTAGATTTTGACCATACTTACTACGAATCAAACACCTACACACTGGGTAAGGAAATTGTGGAAGAAGGGCTGCAAACAGGTATATTCTACCGCGAACCTGATAACTCTGTCTGGATTGACCTTACATCAGACAAATTGGACAAAAAGCTTCTTCTCAGAAGCAATGGCACCTCTGTTTATATGACACAAGACTTAGGTACCGCAGAACTTAAATTCAAAGATTTCCATATCAACAAGAGTATTTATGTGGTAGGCAATGAACAAGATTACCATTTCAAAGTCTTGTTCAAAATTCTTGAAAGGCTTGAAAAACCTTATGCATCTGGACTTTATCATCTGTCTTATGGAATGGTGGACTTGCCAAGCGGCAAAATGAAATCGCGCGAAGGAACAGTCGTTGATGCTGACGATTTGCTGCAGGAAATGTTTGACACCGCCCGCCAGAAATCCGAAGAACTTGGCAAAACCGAAGGAATGAGTGCGGAAGAAAAAGAAAAACTATACAAAATGTTGGGGTTAGCGGCTCTCAAATTTTTTATTCTCAAAGTAGATCCTCAAAAAAGAATGCTTTTCAACCCTGCTGAGTCTATTGATTTCCAAGGCGACACAGGTACTTTTGTTCAATACACACATGCGCGTATTCGCTCATTATTACGCCAAGCCGGGAATCAATGGCAATCTATAAACAACCAAACATTGCCTTTGCACGAAACCGAAAGAGACTGTATTTTTACATTATATCAATATAAGAATGAAATCGCAAAAGCGGCTCTGGAGTATAACCCGGCTATCATTGCGGCATATTGCATACAACTAACCAAAGCGTTTAACAGGGTTTACAAAGAAGTATCGTTTCTGCGCGAAACGGATGAAGCTGTCAAAAACCAGCGTCTTAAACTTGCATTTCTAACCGGAAACACACTCAAATCCGCTATGGCACTACTCGGGATTGAAGTTCCTGAGCAGATGTAA
- a CDS encoding ABC transporter permease, with protein sequence MNLSYFIARRLSSKNKNSFASRIMNIAIAGVALGFAVIVIAISAVNGFQKEIESKVKGFSGDIEIRRTGTTDNYDYPLFDDSVNLNRDIAKILGVRFVNRVAAKPAIIKANDEMLGIIYKGIDSTYHAEYFQKYIKQGRMPKERNDVLISQFMANKLGLKIGDKIRAYFIKQPVRAIAPTVCGIYQTGLEEQDKMLALGSMADIQRIFAESQNQISHLELFLQPDTDPEFVRTQLLNRLDYNLDVHLITELQPQIFQWLNYLDVNKYIILSLMIFVSGISLITALLILVIERTNMIGILKTLGTSNAEIKNIFLYKISYIAFIGILIGNVLGVGLCYLQSKTGFLKLNQETYYIDTVPIDINPAMILIVNLACFAVCFLALMIPVQMVSTISPAKSVRFE encoded by the coding sequence ATGAACCTATCCTATTTCATTGCCCGAAGATTGTCAAGCAAGAACAAAAACAGCTTTGCAAGCAGGATAATGAATATTGCCATTGCCGGTGTTGCACTTGGCTTTGCTGTGATTGTAATTGCGATATCTGCAGTCAATGGATTTCAGAAAGAAATTGAAAGTAAGGTCAAAGGTTTTAGTGGAGATATTGAAATCCGAAGAACCGGCACAACAGACAATTATGACTACCCACTTTTTGACGATTCAGTCAATTTAAATCGTGATATTGCAAAGATTCTTGGAGTGCGGTTTGTGAACAGAGTTGCTGCCAAGCCCGCTATCATCAAAGCGAATGACGAAATGCTAGGGATTATTTACAAAGGAATTGATTCAACATATCATGCTGAGTATTTCCAAAAATACATCAAACAAGGGCGAATGCCAAAGGAAAGGAATGATGTTTTGATTTCACAGTTTATGGCAAACAAACTGGGTTTAAAAATCGGTGACAAAATCCGGGCATATTTTATCAAACAGCCTGTTCGCGCAATTGCACCAACGGTATGCGGAATCTATCAGACAGGGCTCGAAGAACAAGACAAAATGCTGGCATTAGGGAGTATGGCTGATATTCAACGCATTTTTGCCGAAAGTCAAAATCAAATTTCTCATCTCGAACTATTTCTACAACCCGATACTGACCCTGAATTTGTTAGAACACAATTATTGAACAGGCTGGATTACAATCTGGATGTGCATTTAATTACAGAGTTGCAACCACAAATTTTCCAATGGCTAAACTATTTGGATGTAAACAAATACATCATTTTATCGCTTATGATTTTTGTATCGGGAATCAGCCTCATTACTGCTTTGCTCATCCTTGTAATAGAACGCACAAATATGATAGGAATCCTTAAAACATTAGGAACTTCTAATGCTGAAATCAAAAATATTTTCCTTTATAAAATTTCATACATTGCGTTCATTGGCATTCTCATTGGAAATGTGCTGGGTGTAGGATTGTGTTATTTGCAGTCCAAAACCGGGTTTCTGAAACTCAATCAAGAAACATATTACATTGATACAGTGCCCATTGACATAAATCCTGCAATGATTCTAATTGTTAACCTTGCATGTTTTGCAGTTTGTTTCTTAGCACTGATGATTCCGGTTCAAATGGTGAGCACTATTTCACCTGCCAAGAGTGTGCGGTTCGAATAA
- a CDS encoding DUF1343 domain-containing protein, whose protein sequence is MKHSLLLLLLQTGLMWASPRPAALSTKEYIPLLKGKSVALVVNQTSMINQTHLVDSLLKMGINIKYIFAPEHGFRGDHSDGAVVASGKDAKTGLTLISLYGSNKKPTPEQLQGVDIVLFDIQDVGVRFYTFISTMHYVMEACAEQHIPMMILDRPNPNGNYVDGPVLKKNYESFVGMHPIPVVHGLTVAELAQMINGEGWLKGGIKCDLIIIKAQNYTHNSYYELPVSPSPNLPNQLAVLYYPGLCLFEGTNVSLGRGTNKPFQIFGFPGWASAPFAFTPRPIPGVSDNPPLKNQECRGYDLSDSAPADIFKLRQLNIDRLLIAYDAYPQKDKFFLSNLFFDKLAGTDELRKQIIAGKTAAQIRASWQPDLEIYMKMRAKYLLYD, encoded by the coding sequence GTGAAACACAGTCTTTTATTACTTCTTTTACAAACCGGTTTGATGTGGGCAAGCCCACGCCCTGCCGCCCTGTCCACAAAAGAATATATACCCTTGCTCAAAGGCAAATCTGTGGCTTTGGTTGTCAATCAAACTTCCATGATTAACCAAACTCATTTGGTGGATAGTCTGCTCAAAATGGGTATTAACATCAAATACATTTTTGCACCGGAACATGGTTTTAGAGGCGATCATAGTGATGGTGCGGTGGTTGCATCAGGCAAAGATGCCAAGACGGGACTAACCTTGATTTCGCTTTACGGTTCCAATAAAAAACCTACGCCCGAACAACTACAGGGGGTGGATATAGTACTTTTTGATATTCAAGATGTTGGTGTGCGTTTCTACACTTTTATTTCTACAATGCATTATGTGATGGAAGCTTGTGCAGAACAACATATTCCGATGATGATTTTGGACAGACCTAACCCTAACGGAAACTATGTGGACGGACCGGTATTAAAGAAAAATTATGAATCTTTTGTAGGTATGCACCCAATTCCTGTAGTACATGGTTTGACTGTGGCAGAACTTGCGCAGATGATTAATGGGGAAGGGTGGTTGAAAGGAGGAATCAAATGCGATTTAATTATTATCAAAGCTCAAAACTATACCCACAATTCCTATTATGAGTTACCCGTATCACCATCTCCAAATTTGCCAAATCAGTTAGCTGTATTATATTATCCCGGGCTGTGTTTGTTTGAGGGGACGAATGTGAGTTTGGGCAGGGGAACCAACAAACCTTTTCAGATATTTGGTTTTCCCGGCTGGGCGAGTGCGCCATTTGCATTTACTCCGCGCCCTATTCCCGGTGTGTCTGATAATCCACCCTTGAAAAATCAAGAGTGTAGAGGCTATGATTTGTCTGATTCTGCACCGGCTGACATTTTTAAGCTTAGACAGTTGAACATAGACCGGCTGCTAATTGCCTATGATGCGTATCCGCAAAAAGATAAGTTTTTTCTTTCCAATCTCTTTTTTGACAAATTAGCAGGTACGGACGAACTACGCAAACAAATCATTGCAGGCAAAACAGCTGCCCAAATAAGAGCATCTTGGCAGCCTGATTTGGAAATATATATGAAAATGCGCGCCAAATATTTGTTGTACGATTAA